From the Anopheles merus strain MAF chromosome 2L, AmerM5.1, whole genome shotgun sequence genome, the window AGCAggcggaattccgcggccgcgaaattccggtccatTTATTTTCGGCCTTAAAAAGATTCAGTATATTCAGTAGGTTCAGAAGATGGCGACTCAGAAAAAGATGAGCATAGCGAAGcatagagagatagaaaaaacaTGGCGAATTAAGAACCAAACGACGTGGAAGGAAACGTACGCAACATCATAGAGGAAAAATAAAGATCAGTCTTGTGTTTGGATAAATCAAGAATAGACGTGCAGAAAGAGCGTAAAAACagtataaaaaatcaaatcagaTAAAAATGTCTAAAAGGCCGGAGAACCACGACAAAAGGGTTTGTTATATAACTAGCCTGGTATACCTTGTTATTCCCGACTAATTAAAATGTATGTAACTAACTAATATATATAATTTCTTTCTACTTGGTATATTTGAAACAGCATCGCAAACCGCTAGGCACTTTCAATCGAGTATCATAGTGCTGtttacaaaaacaacaaccatctTGCTCTTTGGATATGAGAcagaaaattgtaaattacgTAAACTTTTCAAGCTCGTATGATTGTAGCTATTGATCTCATATGAACCTGTCGAACTCATTGAACCGGTATAACTgcaagttttgattttttaaattaatttattgatttatttatttttagccggtctcgtagtacaatcgtcaactcgtacgacttaacaacataccagTCATGGGCTCAaatgttgagccaaaagaagaagaagattgatttatttattgatttacagtggagcgccgtttattcGGCGTCATCAGAACTCAACCTCACCCGGATATGCGAATAACATTGATAAAGAGTCAAATGATTTATTCAATCATATATTCCTGattatttttggaaaattatcttttttatataaaaataacccaGTTTTCACTTACTTTATGGTTTTTCAATGAGAATGTTTGAAACTTGTGATGAATTAAAGTCCGTTCCGTAAAGTTTGGAGATAcgtggttttctaaatttggcAGATCAAaagtcaaatcagtacaattcgcttcaagaaatgtcaaacgcagtataaattgcatttttgctaaaaaaatttaatcgacttacaaacgaaaaatatcAGATATTCTGTAGGAatcgtatcaaataaattataaagtaTATAAAAATACTAATATTAATCAAAAATACCTAGTAACCAATAGTATTTTGGTCGAAAATCGCGAAATTCGAATATTGCGGATATTGCGAATTCCttgggaacagactgtatagtgtttttttctttctgacaatgtgctctgataaccgttttttcaaatatcctccccATAACGTGACCTTTGTATTAAACTGTAATTTCTAAACAGCACAACTTAAAGGACAGGTACCTGGTACCTGGGAAAAATGGCGtttatcaattaattaatttgtttatttattttatttatttattaagttACTTATTCactaagcaatacggcctttttggaccgttcctcctgaataaaaagttacttatttacttatttattaagattttttgttaattgctttattgattgattgattaataTATTTAGTTGCGTTTTTCTTTATTCACTtattaagttatttatttaataatttatttattttcttaaacaataaataatcagaatggTAAAAAACTATACAAATGCAACTGTTTCAAAGGAGTTGATCATTTAACTGTCGTGATTATGAATCAATAGTTGGAAGTGGAGTTGTGGATCCCCAAAAATCATATTAACCTTGGTAATTCGGTATCCGGCCTAGTAGAGACAAGTCTGAGTGATTTTGGGACGTTACAAACGGGTTAGATTTAAAGTACTAGTTTCAAGAAATAGTATACTTTCTAGTACAGTATGTTTCCAAACTaaaggggccctttccgttgtaagttcgtaggctgaaatttcagcctgtcagcttttTCCATTGTATctcagttttcgagcagctatctaagtgagtagaGTATACAGATgtgcttatcccaaggtgtatgaatttagaaggttgatttttatcgcttctgcttctgaatggagattttaagagtgttttgtgtattcgtcttgtaagcttgtttgaacaaaagttttcacccatcctgtcaaaaagtggtatttaaatttggttataaaaacatactatgagaccacctggactacatacactttgattctagattccaccacgtgatctctttttGCACCTTgaggtaaatgtaaacaacaccatgttttcgagcaggtactcgaatctaattctagctttgaggctagaataatctagactgaaaattgcaagctagttttgtgtgtggttttgtatggagtgttaaCATGATTtcctctctaagggacattactgtccaacaggaattcaaaaccgctttagaagagtctctactaccagaagaCAGATACGAAACTACgtgcgagaggtggaacgctctaaaacaaaaataataaactgtgcaagaaatatactcccaccacgtcgtggcaacaccaaatctggctggttcgacgatgaatgcagacaagtgaccgaacgtaagaatgctgcataccgagcaatgcagcaacggcatagaacgcgggcatgcgcagaggaatattcacgacttagacgcgaagagaaacgagttcaccgctccaaaaagcatgctttggaagagcaaaacatgcgggaactcgagcaaaccagagaggcgtacggaccgacacgaaagttttaccaagcgatagcaggtcaccgaaacaacgttgtacctaagataacctgctgtcgcaacaaggatggagatctggtcaataaccagccagaggtcctctcgcggtgagctcagtactttgatgaattactcaacgaccagtttagcgaacagctagaagtgccactagcagatagtgtcatgctactgccacctagcatagaagaaacacgaaaggctatccgtcggctgaaaaataacaaggcacccggaaccgacggaattgcagccgaactggtcaagaatggaggtgcacgactagaaaacgagattcatcaaattgttactgaggtgtgggatagcgaatcgatgccttgtgattggaatctcggcatcatctaccccatatacaagaagggagataggttggactgcaacaactacaggggtattacggtgttgaataccgcctataaaatattctccctgatccttcaggatcgccttaacccgcacgtcgaagagatagtcggaaactatcaaagaggattccgaaacggaaaatctaccactgatcagatcttcaccatgcggcagatcttgaagaagatggctgaatacaaaaacgacacataccatctcttcatagacttcaaagccgcatacgatagcatagccagggtaaaactgtacgacgctatgagctcatttggaatcccggccaaactgataaggctagttagaatgactatgaccaacgtcacataccaggtgagggtggatggaaaactctcaggaacttttgctaccaccaaaggtctgcgccagggggacgggcttgcctgtctcctattcaacttggcgctagagagggccatccgcgactcgagggtggagactacgggaaccatcttctataagtcaacccagatcctggcatacgctgatgatatagacatcattggtctgcggctctcctatgtagcagaagcctaccaagggattgagcaggcggcagagagcctcggattgtagataaacgaggcaaagaccaaactgatggtggcaacatcagtggacctaccaataaataatccgaatctacgtaggcgtgacgtacagataggtgaacgcacttttgaagtcgtcccacaattcacctatcttgggtcaaaggtcagcaacgacaacagcatggaagctgagttgcgcgcaaggatgctggctgccaaccggtcattctatagcctgaaaaagcagtttacctcaaagaacctgtcgcgacggacgaagctgggactatatagtacctatatagtaccagtactcacatacgcctctgagacatggacactgtccaaatctgacgaaaccctcttagccgcgttcgagaggaagatgctcagaaggatacttggccccgtatgtgtggaaggacaatggaggagccgctataatgacgagctatacgagatgtacggcgacctcactgtcgtacagcgtataaagctcgccaggctccggtgggctggccatgttatacgcatggaaacggacgacccagcccgtaaagtctttttaggccgtccacaagcgTGGaagcgtccgccattaaggccgggataacggactggcagacgaaggcgcgagaccgtgagcggtttcggacactccagaggcaggccaagaccttCTTCCTATGTCTACTTCTACCTAtgacatttttatgttttgaacaTTTATGCACATTTATTACACTATTgaataatacaaaacaatacattgaagtatggggccgcgcgcacgagccgcaccgtgagcccTACCTGGAGCCCTTctcgaccggtagcctgttaCACACTCTCTTGGGTTAGGTGCGCactgcacacacttagcgcgcatTGCTAAGTGCGGCGTgatagtgtgcgtgagcgcagtgtcgattcctggatgtcgaccaacagcagcgcaactgctatggcgaatccagggctcggcacgtctatccacaacagACATGGAAATAACAGGACCTAAGAATAAGCCTAAAATGATCGACGACTACAACAAATTGAAAGGCGGTGTCGACAATATGGACAAGTATTTCTcagaaaatattacaaaaagaaaaaccaataGGTGGCCACTGGCTTTTTTACAATATGTTAGATGTAGCAGCTTTTGCTGCATTCATATTGTACAAAGAAAATAATCCTCAGTATAACACGTCCCCAAACAAGAAACGTATGTTCCTTCAACAACTGTGTGAACAATTGGCAATGCCAGAAAtataaattcaatcaaataaTACACAAATTATGCGTCACTTCGGGCCACGTAGTGGTTATGAATGGAGGTCCTATAAAAGCACCAGTTACTAATGAAACAATTACTCCAACTAAACGGGACGCTAGTGGTAGGGTTAAGCACACCGGGActtgttttctttgtgttaAAAAGGGTCTACTAAAAAAGTTTGTGATGAATGTAAGAAACCAGTTCGTGCACATATCTCCAAAATTATAACAAAGTGTGGAgactgaaataaaataaaaattaattttcttactctttttccttttgctgAATGTAAATTAGGcttatatatttataataaaattaaatttaatttacgtATATTTCCTGCGTTTGAACTACACGTTaaaaaagttgaaaataaaatatgatttgtagaaattaaaaattcgaATTTGCTTATacctcacacatacaccttgacatcctcacacatacacctttcCTTTATGTACATCTTGTTTGTGGGATCACACCTAGGTTTAAGTATCTCAGGCAATACTGTCAAATAGAGATGTCATTCCTGATTGAGCGCTAGAACTTAAAACACGCAACTCTTCAGCCTTCAGTTAATAAAATAGAGATTACAATTCAGAAGTGGGATACACCGTTTGCGCCGAAAATGCTTACAAAAGAGGAACTTCTTTGTGCTTTGCAAGTTGCTAACATCGAAGTGCCTCCGAAAGCAACTTTACCACAACTACGCATGTTGTACGAGCAAAGTGTACCGAAAACCAAAATGGAGGAACAATCAACACAGAATTTCATTcttccaagtgtgtgtgcaGATGAAGACGATGTGACGAACAATGGAAACCACGTTGCAGCAGCCGCCATCTTGATGAAAGACAAAGCTGCTCCCACATCTTCGACGCAAGGTGCTTCATTCGACGTAAATTCTCATCATTTGGAATTAATGGCGCTACGATCAAAAATCATGGAAATGGAACAGCGGCAGACGTTTACGGATGGTCGATTGGTTCATCCCGAGGAGTTGAAACATTTGATACCGGAATTTTCTGATGGCCTCGGTATTAATAAGTGGATCAATACGATTCGCTACAATAGTGAATTATATGGATGGCAGGATCGAACGATGCTTTTATATACAGGCAGTCGGTTGACTGGAGCAGCAAGCGAATGGTACAATGGCTTCCGTAACACTTTGAAGACATTCGACGAATTCGCTGACACAATTAAAAAGGCTTTTCCTGATCGCTGTAACGAAGCCGTAATTCATAGCCAATTAGCGTCGGTCTACAAGAAAATTTCTGAGTCGTACACAAGCTATGTATACCGAGTAAATGCGCTGGGAATGTCAGGCAACGTGAGTGAGGAGGCTATCATAACTTATGCCATCAGAGGACTTTCTCGTGACCCTCTCTATGACAGCCTTGTAACCAAGGATTACCGCGATATTTACGACTTGATTGACAACATTAAGCGATATGAATCCCATCTTCTGTTGCGCAAAAACCCAGAACGCCGCAGCCCATCTCACATCAACACCATTTCCCCGAGACCGATTCCACCAAGACAAACGACGACAGAACCTCTTCGATGTTATAACTGCTCGAATCATGGACACCATTCATCGCAGTGCACACAACCTCGCCGAGCTCCGGGTTCCTGTTTCCGATGTGGCAGCACATCACATGTCATTCGCAACTGTCCTGTCCCAGATAGACGTCAACCAACGGTTGCTGCGGTTTAGGGCAACGACAATGAAACATCGCATCTAGATTCTggggaaaatggaaacttCGTTCAACTTGAGGCCTATCAGGAGGTAAGTGTAGCTTTTAAGAGAAACAATGTTTGGAGCCCAGGGTTAATTATAACATCTCTTTTTGATTCCGGTAGTTCTAAAAGCTTCATAAATGAAGCCATTGTTCCGGTTACAAAACTAAGCGCTCCCCAACCAAGTGGATTTCGAGGAATAGGAAATGTGAATTTACAAACTCTTGGAACAGTACAGTTAAAACTTAGTTTTCGTAATGAAACACTCATTCACAATTtctatattttaccaaaaagcTACATGTCCCTATCCATGATAGTAGGGAGAGATTTGTTATCAGAATTTAACATCACACTCGCTCAATTCCGTAAACATTACAGCAAACTAATGCTGATGAATTTCAATAAAGATAGAATTCtgaacttaaaaaaaccgGGTTTTTACCATAAGCTCCAAACGTTGGGTCTTTTACGTAGTTCGATCGAGGCTCCTTTACCAGGCTCCAGGGATTCGAAATTGTCCGATTCCAATATTTCTTCAAAATTCATTTCGATATCAGACAAATctgaacataaacaacaatatGACACAACTTTTTCTGAAATGTGTTCTATAGATATTGGCGATGAGGTTAGCACTATAAATGTTGGAGAACATCTTTCTAAAGAACAAGGCATTGCTTTAAGATCAATAGTGTCCAATAATTACATTAATTTTCCGGACAAACATATAATACCATCTGCTCATAAAATGCGAATTAGCTTAACTCATGACACTCCTATTTTCACAAAGCCTAGACGACTTTCTTTCGATGAAAGGAATAAAGTAAAAGTCATTGTGAAGGATTTATTagagaaaaatataataagaCCCAGTAACTCTCCTTATGCTTCTGCACTGGTACTTGTTAGGAAGAAAAATGGCGAAATTCGTAAGTGTGTCGACTACCGACCTCTTAATAAAGTAACTATCCGCGACAACTACCCGCTTCCACTCATAGCGACGTGCCTAGAACACTTGGGCAATAAAAAATTCTTTACGTTACTTGACCTAAAGAGTGGTTTTCATCAAGTGGCAATCGACGAGGATTCAATTAAATTCACAGCGTTTGTTACTCCAGACGGCCAGTGCGAGTACATGCGTATGCCCTTCGGATTAAAAAATGCACCAGCTGAATTTCAGCGTTTCATTAATACAATTTTGCGGAAATTCATCGAGAATGAAAAACTGGTTGTATATATTGACGACATTCTCATAGCTTCTCAAGACTTTAATGAACATCTTGAATTAGTTAGTAAAGTTTTGCATACTTTACGAAATAATGGGTTGGAGCTACGGCTTGATAAATGTAAGTTTGCTTACGATGAATTGGATTACTTAGGATACAAAGCCAATCATTCAGGTATATGTCCTAGCGATAATCAcgtaaaaattatcaaaaactaTCCTGTTCCTCAGAACACAAAACAggtacaacaatgtttaggtcttttttcgtttttccggAGGTTTGTTCCACATTTCTCTAGTATTGCGAAACCACTTACTAatcttttgaaaaacaatgttccatttatttttgatGATGAGTGCAAAAAAGCATTTGAAACACTCCGAGATAAATTGATAGTAGCTCCGGTGCTTGCCATATACGACCCTAAAAGCGAAACTGAACTTCACTGTGACGCAAGTTCGATAGCCTTTGGTTCTGTGCTTTTGCAAAAACAGGATGATGGTAGATATCACCCTATTTCGTATTTTTCCAAAACCACTTCGGCTGATGAAGCTAAATTGCACAGCTACGAGCTTGAAACATTGGCCGTTATATATGCACTCAAACGTTTCCATACCTATGTACACGGAATTCCAATAAAGATAGTGACTGATTGTAATTCTCTGGTagaaacgcttaaaaatagaaattcgTCCGCAAAGATAGCACGTTGGTCACTTTTCCTGgagaattataattacattattcaacatcgccctggattAGCAATGAGTCATGTAGACGCATTAAGCCGACTGGGACATTTGGCTGCCTTCGATGATGTTGATATTGACTTCCAAATACGTGTAGCTCAGGCTAGGGATCCGCTTATCCAAACTCTCAAAAAAGAGTTAGAGACGACGGATGTCGAAGGTTACCAATTACAAGACGGTATTGTATTCAAACGATCACCTTCTAATAGGCTAAAATTATACGTGCCAACAGAAATGGTTAATAATCTGATACGATCAATACACGAACAAATAG encodes:
- the LOC121593753 gene encoding uncharacterized protein LOC121593753 yields the protein MLTKEELLCALQVANIEVPPKATLPQLRMLYEQSVPKTKMEEQSTQNFILPSVCADEDDVTNNGNHVAAAAILMKDKAAPTSSTQGASFDVNSHHLELMALRSKIMEMEQRQTFTDGRLVHPEELKHLIPEFSDGLGINKWINTIRYNSELYGWQDRTMLLYTGSRLTGAASEWYNGFRNTLKTFDEFADTIKKAFPDRCNEAVIHSQLASVYKKISESYTSYVYRVNALGMSGNVSEEAIITYAIRGLSRDPLYDSLVTKDYRDIYDLIDNIKRYESHLLLRKNPERRSPSHINTISPRPIPPRQTTTEPLRCYNCSNHGHHSSQCTQPRRAPGSCFRCGSTSHVIRNCPVPDRRQPTVAAV